In Thermococcus sp. 21S7, the genomic window CGATGTTCTCGGCCGCCGTTGTGATGGGAGCCCTGAGCGTTCCCAGCTCCTACACATCTGCCGGTGCCGGCAGGGAGGTCACGATGTCCATAGCTTTCAAACCGCTTTTCGCGGTTGTTATTGGAATATTTGCGATGAAAACCGGTGCTTTAACCATAGAGGACATAGCGCCAGCATTAAAACCCTCAATATCAGTACTCGGCGCATACCTTCTGCTGATTTATCTGACGTACGTTGAGGCCGGTTTCGTGCCGTATGACATAGCCGAAGCGGAAACGGAGCTCCTCGGTGGTCCCCTTGCCGAGTACAGCGGAAGACTGTTTGCAATTATGTTGTGGGCGTTCCAGATAAAGAGGTTCGCCATGATATGGCTGCTGGCGTCAATGCTCGTCCTTCCATTCGTGAGCGGGGGTGCTGTGTTACTGTTCCAGTGCGGTGCGTTTGCACTCCTTTTCCTTGGGATGGTCGTGTATGAGGCGATGAGCGCCCGCTACCGCATTGATCAGGCTGTCAGAAATGGGACCCTGGCATTGACCCTCGGAATTTTCCTCCTGCTCGTTGGATGGATGGGGTGGTAATATGATAGCGGAGTTTGAGACCAGGTTTGGACCGATCCTTGAAAAGAGAGCCCTCGGCGAGAAGAAAGTGCTGTACACGATAATGGCGAGGCCAGAGGACTTTCAGGATATGGTTAGGTTCCTTTTCGCTGGCCAGAATGTAAGGCTCTTTACAATGGTTGGGACTGACGAAAGGACTGTCGAAGATGCGTTCAGCATAACGTACTGGTTCGCGGATACCTCTAAGGGAGAAATCCTGGGCGTGAGGTTATACGTCCCCGAGGACAGGCCGGTGTTTCCGAGCGTGGCTCAGTTCCATAGGGGCGCCCTATGGTTCGAGAGGGAAGTTCAGGACCTCCTCGGCGTTGAGGCGGAGGGTCTGCCTGATCAGAGGAGGCTGATACTGCCCGACGACTGGCCGGAGGGTGTTTATCCCCTCAGGGAGGACTTCAAGTACTCGGAAAGCCCGCCGGGTGAGAAGAGGTATCCCTACGTCCGACCCCCCGAAGGCACGAGTGTTCATGCGATAGGGCCGTACCACATCGCCCTCGACGAGCCGGCGCACTTCAGACTCTTTGTCAGGGGGGAGGAAATCGTAGGCGTCGATTACAGGGGCTTCTACTCCCACAGGGGAATTGAAAAGCTCGCGAGGGGCAGGCTGAACTACAATCAGGTGTGCTTCATAGCCGAGAGAATCTGCGGGATATGTGGTTTCTGTCACTCAACGGCCTACGCCCAGGCAATAGAGGAGGCCGCCGGAATAGAAGTTCCTGAGAGGGCAGAGTACATCAGAACACTGCTTCTTGAACTTGAGCGGCTCCACTCCCACCTCCTGTGGATTGGTGTTGCGGCACATCTTGTGGGCTTTGACACCGCGTTCATGGAGGTCTGGCGTATAAGGGAGAGGATCATGTGGCTGGCTGAGAGGCTAACCGGGAACAGAAAGACCTACGGACTCGTCGTCGTTGGAGGCGTGAGGAGAGACCTCCTTGATTACCGGAGGGAGCTTGTGGAGAGGGAACTCGATGCGATGAAGAGGGAATTCAACGATGTTGTGGAGTTCCTCCTGTCCTCCAGCGGGTTCATCAAAAGATGTGAAGGGGTTGGAGTGCTGTCAAAAGAAAAGGCGCGGGCCTGGGACGCGTGTGGGCCGGTTGCAAGGGCGTCTGGTGTGGACTACGACGTCAGGAGGGACTTTCCCTACGCTGCATATGGGGATTTGAGCTTTGAAGTTCCGGTTGAGAAGGAGGGGGACGTTCTGGCGAGGGCCACTGTTAGGATAGAGGAGGTACGGCAGAGCATCTCATTAATTGAGCAGGTTCTCGACGCGATGCCTGGCGGGGGCATCTTAGCGGACTTTGGGGATATCCCGGAGGGAGCGGAAGGCATCTCAGCCGTGGAGGCCCCCAGGGGTGAGAACGTACACTACATCCTGGCGGGGGACAGAAATACCATCTACCGCTGGCGCGTGAAGGCCGCCACGTACAACAACCTGCAAACTGTGCCGGACATGCTCGTCGGTTACACGATAGCGGACGCACCTTTGATTATAGCCAGCATCGACCCGTGTTACTCCTGCACCGAGAGGGTTCAGGTGGTTGATATCGAGAGTGGAAAGTCGAGGGTGGTGCGGCTGGGGGTGGGAATTTGCCGGTAACCAAGGCGTACCCGTTCGAGCCTGAAGAGGCTCCTCCGGAATACAGGGGCATCCCCCGGATCGACCCCGTGCTCTGTATAGGCTGCGGTGCCTGCGCCAACGCTTGCCCGCCGAACGCGATACTGAGGATAGACGACCCCCAAAACGGGACGAGAAGGATAGTGCTCGACGTGGGCAGGTGCATAAGGTGCGCCCGCTGCGAGGAAGTCTGCCCGACGGGTGCGGTCAGGCTCACCACTGAGTTTGAGGCCGCCACCGATGATAGGGGTGATCACGTGGAGGTCGTTGAGCTGGGACTCGCCAGGTGCAGGGGCTGCGGGAAGTATACCCACTACACTGAACGGCAGGTGGAGAAGGTACTGTCCCTGATTCCGAGGGGAATCCTTGACTTTGACAGGGTGAGGGAAAAACTCCCCCTCTGTTCCGAGTGCAAGCTGAAGCTGACGGTACTCAACGCCACCAAATTCGGGGAGGTGGATGGACTGTGAAATCCCTTTGGGTCTTCCACGTGAATACTGGGGCCTGCAACGGCTGCGACATAGAGATACTGGACGTGCTCACCCCGTACTATGACATAGAGAGGCTCGGAGTAAAGCTCGTCCCAACGCCGAGGCACGCCCACGCCCTCCTGGTCACCGGGCCCTTGACGAGGCAGGCATACCATGCGGCCAAGATGGCCTACGAAGCCATGCCGCCGAAGCCGAGGATTGTCATAGCCGTAGGAACCTGTGCGTGTTCCGGGGGGATATTTCACGACAGCTACGCCCTGAGGCGCGAGTACAGGGAGTCCCTCGAATACCCTCTGAAGGGTGGAACCTCAGAGTTCCTGCCCGTGCACCTCTACATCCCGGGATGCCCTCCGAGACCGGAGGAAATCCTCTACGGCGTTGCGCTCCTCAAAAACATCGTGGAGAAAAAAATTAGGGGAGAACTGTTCCGTGAGGGCACCTTCGTTCTCCCGAGGGAGAGCTTCAACGCGTGGGTGGAGGTCCTTCTCCGCGCAAGGATAAGGAAGGAGCTGGGCTATTTTGATGGTTACTCTCTGCTCAAGCGTTTTATGGAACTCGTTGAAAGCTCAGAAAGCAAAGAAGAGCTGGAAAAACTCGTTGAGAAGGCCATAAATGATGAGGGCGATTCTAGGCTCAGATACGGCCTTGAGAAGCTTTATTCCTACTATCTTGAGGTGGTGAGAACCTATGAGGGCATACTTGCTGCGAAGAGGGCGATCATTGGGCTTCCAAAATGAGGTGGCGAGGGTACTCGACCATTTTGAATCCAGTGCATTGGTTGAGGAGGTAATCTGCGAGATAAGCCCCGAAACCGCGAGTCTGCTGGAGAAAGGTGTCCTTGACATCGAAGCGTTCCCCAGGGAGGACAGGGAGATTATAGAAAAACATCTGGAGGCCCTCAGGAAAGGAGAAATCACGGTGGGGTGGATTCCCAATGTTTGAGCACACAATTCCCGTCCTGATTGCGCTCTACGGGATTGCAGGGGTAGTCTATTTCATAAGGGTGCTACTGGGCCCCACGGTTCTCGATTCAATACTCGCAGGGGATTGTGTAAGCCTTGACGTCGCCTTGATTGCACTCCTCGTAGCGGTGTACTACGAAAACAACCTGCTCGCGGGGGGAGCCTTCTTCCTCGTCCTCTGGGCGTTCGTGCTCGACGTGTTCGCGTCAAAGTACCTCGTTAAGGGGGAGGTGGGGGTATGATACTCTCGTTCATCGGGGTTGTACTGCTCATCGTAGGGGCAGTCTGTGACATATTCGGGGCCATCGGGATGCACCGCTTTGGAAACTTCTACCTGAGGCTCCATGCTGCAACCGTTGGTACGGTGGGGGGGAAGTTCTACCCCTTCCTCGGGGCGGGCCTCATTGCCCTCGACAGGGGACTGCTCCCCGTGGCGGGGGTGGCTTTCCTGAGTGCATTCACCCTGTTGATAACGACATCCGTTGGGAGCCATGCGCTTGCCTACGCCGCTGAGAGGGCAGGGGTGGTGAAGATTGAGCACAACGAGCTTGGAGGGGATTGGGATGATTGAGCTTGCGGCCCTTGCCCTGCTCGGCTGCCTTGGGCTCGCATACCTTGTGGTCACGGAGAGGGATCTGCTGAGGGCCGTCATCTACACCGGGATCTTTGGTGGTCTCGTAATCCTCGTAGCGTACACCCTCATGGCACCTGACATAGTACTCGCCTACGTTGCCATTTCCGTCGCTCTATCCACGGGCCTGATGGTGTTTCTCGTTAGCAAAACAACTCGGGAAGAGGTGGTGTGATTGAGGATTGCTGGAATGCTGGTGATCATGCTGATTACACTCTCCGCCGCATACCTGCTCCAGCCCCACGTCGAAGGCATCGTCGGTGTCGGGGCGCTTGGTGAGTTCTACCTGGGGAACAGCTACCTCGGCGAACGTTCGGCCGGCTCGCCTGAAGTTGTCACGTCAATCCTGTGGGACTACCGCGGCGTTGACACGTACTTCGAGACGGCAGTACTCTTTCTTGCCATAATAAGTGCGGTTTCGGTGTTCCGGGGCTTTAACGGGCCGAAATTCCGGGGAGACGGGTTCACAGAGGTAGTCAAAACTGGGGTCAAGCTCGTGGCCTTCATCACGTTCGTGGCGTCTGCTTCGGTGGCGTTCCACGGGCACCTCACCCCGGGTGGCGGCTTCCAGGGGGGTTCAATGCTCGCCGCTGGTTCCCTGCTCATCATAGTCGGCTTCTCCAAGAAGGCCCTTGAGAGGAACGGGATAACGAAGGTGAGGGCGCTCGCGATAAGAACCGCGGGACTCGTGACCATAGCCTGCGTCGCGGCGTACCCCCTGCTGAGGGGACTCCATTTTATGCAGAACCTGCCCGTTTATCCAGTCAAGGTGGGGGGACTCCTCGTGAGCGGAAGCCTGCTTCTCTATAATCTGGCCGAGTTCTTGGCCGTTGGGGCAGGGTTTACGATAATCTTTCTTCTCCTTGCGAATCCGGAGGAGGGATGGCAATGAGCCTCGCAGCGTCTCTGGTGATAACGGCAACGGTAGCCACCATGCTGGTGGCGCTCTACGGAGTGGCGGTTAGGCCAAACCTCGTTAAGAAGGTGCTCTGCCTGTCCCTGTTTTCAGATATGGTAAACGTCCTTGTCATATTCCTGGGCTACAGGGACGTCAAAAACCCCCTTCCTCCGGTTTTAACTGAGTACTCGGGTGAAGGCGTGACGAAGCTCGTGGAGAGAAGCGTTGACCCGTTCCCTCAGGCGCTGACGATAACTGCCATAGTTATCGGCCTTGCGGTTACCGTCCTCATGGCCTACGGTGTGATACACATCCAGAGAAAATACGGGACGGTGGATGTCCGGAAGCTCGCGGGGTGGGATGAATGAGGTCTGTCCCTGTGATGATTGCGGCGTTCGTAACTTACATCATCATAACGGGCTCGATAACGGCTTACGATATAATCACCGGTGCGATAACCGCCTTTGCGGCAGGACTGCTCTTCGGGAAGCACCTCGTTAGTAACCCAGGCAAGGCCCTGAACCCGGCGAGATGGGTGCGCTTTGCGCTCTACTTTCTCAAGTACATCACGGTAATCGAGGCGAAGGCCCACGCCGACGTCATCAGGAGGATACTCAGTGGGGATGTCAGGCCGGGCATCGTTAAAGTGCCCCTGAACCTGGGAGACGAATACGCCCGTTTCCTCGTTGCCGCTTCAATAACCAATACCCCCGGAACCGTGACAGTCCACATGGACGATGGCTGTGTGTACGTGAACTGGATAAGCGTCTCCACTTCGGACCCTGAAAAACGCAGGGAGGAAATCCTCGGAGAGTTTGAGGAAAACGCAAAGAAAATCTTTGAGGGGGGAGGAGCATGAATCCATTGATACTGCCCGCGATTCCAATGGCCTTCGCTTTCGTACTCCCCATACTCTCCACCATAATTAAGAGCAGGCGCTTTATCTTTGGCTACGCCCTGTTCGTTACCGGAACAGCGCTCGTGATGGGGGCTGAGCTCTTCAGGGAGGTCTATTCCTCTGAGCTCCCGTTAACCTATTCCTTCGGCGGCTGGAAGGCGCCGGTCGGCATAATCTATGAGGTGGACAGGTTCGGGGCGGTTATGGTGCTCGTAACGGCCTCACTGATGTTCCTCACGGCGGTCTACTCGGTCCGCTACCTGGGTCGTGAGGACGGTGTGGAGTGGTTCTACACCCTTTACCTTGGCCTTGAGGCGGGTCTCCTCGGCATATTCATGACGGGGGACGCGTTCAATCTGTTCGTGATGCTCGAAGTGACGGCGATAGCATCATACGGCCTAGTGATGTTCTACACGGAGGACGGCTATCCCGCTTACTCTGGCCTCAGGTACGCGATAATAAGCTCCATAGGAACGACTCTCTACTTCCTTGCCCTAGTGCTGATCTACCGGGGGCTCGGCACGGTGAACTTTGCAGACATCTCCGCGAAGTTGCACGGAATTGGATTCCCAATATCAACACCCCTGAACGGCACTGTTCCCATCCTAGCCATTTCAATGGCGCTGATAACGTGGGCCTTCACGATAAAGGCCGCGATAATGCCGAACCATTTCTGGCTTCCAGGGGCTCATTCCGCGGCTCCAAGTCCGGTCTCAGCCATACTGTCTGGCCTGGTGGTTAACGCTGGAATTTACGGATTCATGAGGTTCCTCAGCCTGACTTATGTCCCGGAAGTCTCTCACATTGGCGACATCATGTGCATGCTACTCCTCATTCTCGGGGCGGTCTCTGCCCTTTTATCATCCATCGCAATGACCGTTCAGGACGATGTCAAGAGAATAGTGGCCTACTCAACAATACTCAACATGGGCTACCTGGCGATGGCCGTGGGAGTGAACAGCGAGGCCGGAACCGCCGGCGCGGTGTTCCACATGGTAAACCACGCGGTAGCGAAAGCCCTCCTCTTCCTCGCGGTGGGAGTCTTCATCCATGCTGCGGGAAGCAGGAAGCTGAACGAGCTAAAGGGGCTTGGAAAAAGTATGCCCTTCACTACGGTGAGCCTGGCGATAGCCACGATGAGCCTTGTGGGACTGCCCCCTACAAACGTTTTCTTCAGCAAACTCCTGCTTTACAGGGCCTACGTGGAGAAAAGCCCAGCTCTCGTTGCAGTACTGCTGATATCGAGCCTATTTGCTCTTGTGAGCTATATGAGGATGCTCTACTGGCTGTGGATTAAAAAGCCGGATGGAGAGAGTGAGGTCCGTGAATCACGTTCGATGGTGGCGGTACTCCTGATGCTTGCCCTTGCGTGCCTGGTTCTCGGGGTACTCTCCCCGATTCTGGTGGATAGACTTGTGAACCCTGCCGTGGTTCAGCTGAATGACGTGGAGGGTTACATACGGGCCGCACTCACCGCGGGGGTGAAGTAGATGATTGGAGAGTTCAGAAAGCACTACGGTGAAAACCTGCTCGGGGTTGCACTCCTGGGCGAGACATGGCTTGTGGTTTTGAAAGAGGGAGACAAGGCGGAGCTACTCGCCGATGCCGCAGAAAAGTGGGAGGGACTGGACGTGATTGTGGTGCCGGCAGACTCTATCCACAACCTCCATCCCGAGCTCTTCGGAGAGGTCAAGATTGTTCATGACCCCACGGGAGTTGTTTCAGAGGTCATGGGGATGGCTCTGGAGATGAAAGGCGCCTACCCGACGGTGTGGAACCTACGGCTTATTGACGTTACGGAGGTGGAAAGATGAGCGGAATGCGGTTTGCATTTCTGTGCAAGTCCCGGCCGGAGCCCACTGGAAAGAAGGTGGCCATAGTGGGGGCCGGTCCTGCCGGCTTAAGCGCTGCAGGTTACCTCGTCTGCCAGGGACACGAGGTGCACGTCTACGACAAGCTCCCCGAGCCCGGGGGTTTGATGCTCTTTGGAATCCCCGAGTTCAGGATTCCGATATACCGCGTTAGGGAGGGCTGCGGTGAGCTCAAGGATCTCTTTGAGGTCAAGTTTTTCCCCAGGACCAAGGTGGTCTGTGGGGAGTGTGGACAGGAGGCAGGAGACGAGTTCGTTGAGAGGACTGTGCACATAGCGGAGCTTAAGGAGAATTACGACGCGGTGCTGATAGCCACGGGGGCATGGGAGCCATGGACGCCCGAACTTGAGGGCGCCGAACTTCAGGGAGTGTATCCCGCGCTGGAATACCTGTTCAGAATAAAGAGCGCTAAGCTCGGACACATGGAGTGGACGGACATAATACATCCTGAGAGCAAGAAAATCCTCGTCGTTGGTGCGGGACACACGGCGGTGGACGCGGCCCTTGAGAGCGTTCTCCTTGGGGCTGATGAAGTATACCTCAGCTATCGGAGAAGCATAAAGGAAGCCCCCGCCGGCCCGTATGAGATAAATCAGCTCATCCAGAGGGGGGTTAAGTGGCTCGAAAAAACCATGCCCGTCAGAATCATAGGAGATGGAAAAGTAAGGGCCGTCGAGATGGTCAGGATGGAGCTTGGTGAGCCCGATGCGAGCGGAAGAAGGAGGCCAGTACCTGTTGAAGGCTCGGAGTTCAGGTTGGAGGTTGACTACGTCATATTTGCCGTGGGGCAGACCCCCACACCACCTGCCGGAGAGGGCGTGGAGATAGCCAGGGACAAAAAGGGCAGAGTGGTCGTGGATGGGAGACACATGACGAGCGTTGAGGGCATATTTGCTGCGGGAGACGTCGTCACGGGCCCGTCGAAAGTAGGACAGGCTGTTAAAGATGGTCTCTACGCCGCGAGAAGCATGCACATGTGGATGATGGGGGGTGAGTGATGTGGCAAAGAAGATACTCCACGTTGATTATAGCCTCTGCATTGGCTGTGAAACCTGCCAGGGTGTGTGTGATTTTATCCACGATGGGAAGCCCAACATAAGGATATACTACACTGTTTCGGGCCTTCCGGTGCCCATAAACTGCCGCCACTGTGAGAGGGCCCCTTGCCTTGAGATATGTCCCGTTGGAGCGATATATAAGGACCACGAGGGGGCGGTGATAATAGACCCCGGGAAGTGCATAGGCTGTCTGATGTGCCTTGCCGTCTGCCCGTTTGGAGTTCCGAGCTTCAACGTCAGAATCCGTGTGGTGACCAAGTGCGACATGTGCGCCGCGAGGAGGGCCGAGGGCATGGAGCCAGCGTGCGGGGAAATGTGCCCCGCCGAGGCAATATTCTTCGGCGAATCTGAGGAGATTGAGGACAGAATAATGAGAAGAACCGCGGAGAAGATAGCAAGAGAAAGGATATCCTCCATGAATCTGGAGGGGGTGGGGAGAATGCTCTAGCGGTCTGTTTTTTAATCTGTTTGATTAAACAATGCAATTTACCAGTCACGGGCCGGGAAAACAAAATATCTTTCTGACAATATTGTCGTAACATTTATAAGTGTTTGTTCCGATTAAACGTTCGAATATTGCGATTATATGTCCAAATATCACACCTTAAGTTACAAACTCATGGTTGTATACATTTGGTCCAAAAAAACCTTTTATTGGGCGTCTACTACATACGAATGAGCACATTTGGAGGGTCCGCGATGGTGTGGGAATCCCACGTTTCGATAAACCAAGTCTTCGAGATGAGGTGCAAAACAACCAACTACTTCGGTCTGTGCGCCATACACAAATTTAACGATATTGTCCGGGAGCTTAAGGGAAAGGGCGTGGACAAGGTTATCCTCGTCACCGGAAGGAGTTCCTACAAGAAGTGCGGCGCATGGGACGTTGTCAGGCCTGCCCTCGAAGAAAATGGCGTTGAGTACGTTCATTACGACAAGGTGGGAGCCAACCCAACGGTCGACATGATCGATGAGGCGGCTGAGATGGGAAGGGAGTTTGGGGCTCAGGCCGTCATAGGCATAGGTGGCGGCAGCCCTATCGATAGCGCCAAGAGCGTTGCGATTCTGCTGGAGTACCCGGACAAGACTGCCAGAGACCTCTACGAGTTCAGGTTTACCCCTGTAAAGGCCAAGCCGATAATAGCGATAAACACGACCCATGGAACCGGAACCGAGGTTGACAGGTTCGCGGTGGCTTCGATTCCTGAGAAGGAGTACAAGCCGGCCATAGCTTACGACTGCATCTACCCCCTTTACGCAATCGATGACCCCGCACTAACGACAAAGCTTCCTCCGGAACAGACCCTGTACGTGACCATCGATGCACTCAATCACATCACCGAAGCCGCCACAACCAAGGTAGCTAATCCATATTCAATACTTCTCGCCAAGGAGGCTGCGAGGCTGATATTTACCTATCTCCCGGAGGCCCTCAATCATCCGGACAACCTTCAGGCCAGGTACGCACTGCTCTACGCCTCCGCCATAGCTGGAATAAGCTTCGACAATGGTCTGCTTCACTTTACGCACGCCCTTGAGCACCCACTGAGCGCAGTCAAACCGGATCTGCCCCACGGCCTTGGTCTTGCAATGCTTCTTCCGGCGGTAATCAGGCAAATCTACCCCGCCACCGCGAAGATACTGGCCGAGGTGTACAGGCCGCTCGTCCCAGAGGCCAAAGGTGTCCCGGGAGAGGTGGAACTCGTCGCCAGGAGAGTGGAGGAGTGGCTCTTCAGCATCGGCATCACTGAAAAGCTCGCGGATGTTGGGTTTACCGAGGGAGATGTTGACAAGCTAACACAGCTGGCCATGACGACCCCGAGCCTTGACCTGCTCCTTTCTATGGCCCCGGTGGAGGCTACCAAGGAGAGAATAGCGGCCATCTACCGTGATTCGCTTTACCCTATCGGCAGAGGCTGAGGAGACGCTTTCTTTTATCCTTTTTGATTTAATCATTTTTAGGTTCTATATGCATCTTGAGTATTTTATTTTTAACCTTTGGTTCAAAAAATCTTTTTATTGGCTTGTTTGCAGGTCGAATTGAGAAGGAAATCGGGGGAGATCATTTTGGGGGAAATTGAACTCGGCAAAGTCTGTCGAGTATCCGGGGATGCAAAACTTATAATGTACGAGGAGGGGGGAGAAGTCCAGGACGCCCTTTTCATATCCACCGCCCCAGTCAGGGGATTTGAAAAAATGGTCGTCGGGAAGAGCCCGTTCTTCGTTGTGGAGGCCGTCATGAGAATATGTGGCCTGTGCCATGCCTCCCATGGCATAGCCGCGGCGGAGGCCATAGAGGATGCAATTGGTGTGAAGCCCCCTAAAAATGGAGTGCTCCTGAGGGAGGCACTTGGGCTTATCAACAGGATTCAGAGTCATCTACTCGAATTCCTC contains:
- a CDS encoding NADH-quinone oxidoreductase subunit H, coding for MNAQDAAPIIVPLMVPFIDGVARKVRAVIQKRVGPSIVQSWYDLLSFLRVECNSPVDSLTFRLAPYIAFASAIGMLLFLPFGEKAPFGFEGDVIAFIYVFTMFSAAVVMGALSVPSSYTSAGAGREVTMSIAFKPLFAVVIGIFAMKTGALTIEDIAPALKPSISVLGAYLLLIYLTYVEAGFVPYDIAEAETELLGGPLAEYSGRLFAIMLWAFQIKRFAMIWLLASMLVLPFVSGGAVLLFQCGAFALLFLGMVVYEAMSARYRIDQAVRNGTLALTLGIFLLLVGWMGW
- a CDS encoding NADH-quinone oxidoreductase subunit C, translated to MIAEFETRFGPILEKRALGEKKVLYTIMARPEDFQDMVRFLFAGQNVRLFTMVGTDERTVEDAFSITYWFADTSKGEILGVRLYVPEDRPVFPSVAQFHRGALWFEREVQDLLGVEAEGLPDQRRLILPDDWPEGVYPLREDFKYSESPPGEKRYPYVRPPEGTSVHAIGPYHIALDEPAHFRLFVRGEEIVGVDYRGFYSHRGIEKLARGRLNYNQVCFIAERICGICGFCHSTAYAQAIEEAAGIEVPERAEYIRTLLLELERLHSHLLWIGVAAHLVGFDTAFMEVWRIRERIMWLAERLTGNRKTYGLVVVGGVRRDLLDYRRELVERELDAMKREFNDVVEFLLSSSGFIKRCEGVGVLSKEKARAWDACGPVARASGVDYDVRRDFPYAAYGDLSFEVPVEKEGDVLARATVRIEEVRQSISLIEQVLDAMPGGGILADFGDIPEGAEGISAVEAPRGENVHYILAGDRNTIYRWRVKAATYNNLQTVPDMLVGYTIADAPLIIASIDPCYSCTERVQVVDIESGKSRVVRLGVGICR
- a CDS encoding 4Fe-4S dicluster domain-containing protein; the encoded protein is MPVTKAYPFEPEEAPPEYRGIPRIDPVLCIGCGACANACPPNAILRIDDPQNGTRRIVLDVGRCIRCARCEEVCPTGAVRLTTEFEAATDDRGDHVEVVELGLARCRGCGKYTHYTERQVEKVLSLIPRGILDFDRVREKLPLCSECKLKLTVLNATKFGEVDGL
- a CDS encoding NADH-quinone oxidoreductase subunit B family protein; the encoded protein is MKSLWVFHVNTGACNGCDIEILDVLTPYYDIERLGVKLVPTPRHAHALLVTGPLTRQAYHAAKMAYEAMPPKPRIVIAVGTCACSGGIFHDSYALRREYRESLEYPLKGGTSEFLPVHLYIPGCPPRPEEILYGVALLKNIVEKKIRGELFREGTFVLPRESFNAWVEVLLRARIRKELGYFDGYSLLKRFMELVESSESKEELEKLVEKAINDEGDSRLRYGLEKLYSYYLEVVRTYEGILAAKRAIIGLPK
- a CDS encoding monovalent cation/H+ antiporter complex subunit F, whose translation is MFEHTIPVLIALYGIAGVVYFIRVLLGPTVLDSILAGDCVSLDVALIALLVAVYYENNLLAGGAFFLVLWAFVLDVFASKYLVKGEVGV
- the mnhG gene encoding monovalent cation/H(+) antiporter subunit G, with product MILSFIGVVLLIVGAVCDIFGAIGMHRFGNFYLRLHAATVGTVGGKFYPFLGAGLIALDRGLLPVAGVAFLSAFTLLITTSVGSHALAYAAERAGVVKIEHNELGGDWDD
- a CDS encoding hydrogenase subunit MbhD domain-containing protein gives rise to the protein MSTTSLEGIGMIELAALALLGCLGLAYLVVTERDLLRAVIYTGIFGGLVILVAYTLMAPDIVLAYVAISVALSTGLMVFLVSKTTREEVV
- a CDS encoding MnhB domain-containing protein, which translates into the protein MRIAGMLVIMLITLSAAYLLQPHVEGIVGVGALGEFYLGNSYLGERSAGSPEVVTSILWDYRGVDTYFETAVLFLAIISAVSVFRGFNGPKFRGDGFTEVVKTGVKLVAFITFVASASVAFHGHLTPGGGFQGGSMLAAGSLLIIVGFSKKALERNGITKVRALAIRTAGLVTIACVAAYPLLRGLHFMQNLPVYPVKVGGLLVSGSLLLYNLAEFLAVGAGFTIIFLLLANPEEGWQ
- a CDS encoding sodium:proton antiporter, producing the protein MAMSLAASLVITATVATMLVALYGVAVRPNLVKKVLCLSLFSDMVNVLVIFLGYRDVKNPLPPVLTEYSGEGVTKLVERSVDPFPQALTITAIVIGLAVTVLMAYGVIHIQRKYGTVDVRKLAGWDE
- a CDS encoding Na+/H+ antiporter subunit E, with product MRSVPVMIAAFVTYIIITGSITAYDIITGAITAFAAGLLFGKHLVSNPGKALNPARWVRFALYFLKYITVIEAKAHADVIRRILSGDVRPGIVKVPLNLGDEYARFLVAASITNTPGTVTVHMDDGCVYVNWISVSTSDPEKRREEILGEFEENAKKIFEGGGA
- a CDS encoding proton-conducting transporter membrane subunit, with protein sequence MNPLILPAIPMAFAFVLPILSTIIKSRRFIFGYALFVTGTALVMGAELFREVYSSELPLTYSFGGWKAPVGIIYEVDRFGAVMVLVTASLMFLTAVYSVRYLGREDGVEWFYTLYLGLEAGLLGIFMTGDAFNLFVMLEVTAIASYGLVMFYTEDGYPAYSGLRYAIISSIGTTLYFLALVLIYRGLGTVNFADISAKLHGIGFPISTPLNGTVPILAISMALITWAFTIKAAIMPNHFWLPGAHSAAPSPVSAILSGLVVNAGIYGFMRFLSLTYVPEVSHIGDIMCMLLLILGAVSALLSSIAMTVQDDVKRIVAYSTILNMGYLAMAVGVNSEAGTAGAVFHMVNHAVAKALLFLAVGVFIHAAGSRKLNELKGLGKSMPFTTVSLAIATMSLVGLPPTNVFFSKLLLYRAYVEKSPALVAVLLISSLFALVSYMRMLYWLWIKKPDGESEVRESRSMVAVLLMLALACLVLGVLSPILVDRLVNPAVVQLNDVEGYIRAALTAGVK
- a CDS encoding FAD-dependent oxidoreductase; protein product: MSGMRFAFLCKSRPEPTGKKVAIVGAGPAGLSAAGYLVCQGHEVHVYDKLPEPGGLMLFGIPEFRIPIYRVREGCGELKDLFEVKFFPRTKVVCGECGQEAGDEFVERTVHIAELKENYDAVLIATGAWEPWTPELEGAELQGVYPALEYLFRIKSAKLGHMEWTDIIHPESKKILVVGAGHTAVDAALESVLLGADEVYLSYRRSIKEAPAGPYEINQLIQRGVKWLEKTMPVRIIGDGKVRAVEMVRMELGEPDASGRRRPVPVEGSEFRLEVDYVIFAVGQTPTPPAGEGVEIARDKKGRVVVDGRHMTSVEGIFAAGDVVTGPSKVGQAVKDGLYAARSMHMWMMGGE
- a CDS encoding 4Fe-4S dicluster domain-containing protein, with the protein product MAKKILHVDYSLCIGCETCQGVCDFIHDGKPNIRIYYTVSGLPVPINCRHCERAPCLEICPVGAIYKDHEGAVIIDPGKCIGCLMCLAVCPFGVPSFNVRIRVVTKCDMCAARRAEGMEPACGEMCPAEAIFFGESEEIEDRIMRRTAEKIARERISSMNLEGVGRML
- a CDS encoding iron-containing alcohol dehydrogenase, with translation MSTFGGSAMVWESHVSINQVFEMRCKTTNYFGLCAIHKFNDIVRELKGKGVDKVILVTGRSSYKKCGAWDVVRPALEENGVEYVHYDKVGANPTVDMIDEAAEMGREFGAQAVIGIGGGSPIDSAKSVAILLEYPDKTARDLYEFRFTPVKAKPIIAINTTHGTGTEVDRFAVASIPEKEYKPAIAYDCIYPLYAIDDPALTTKLPPEQTLYVTIDALNHITEAATTKVANPYSILLAKEAARLIFTYLPEALNHPDNLQARYALLYASAIAGISFDNGLLHFTHALEHPLSAVKPDLPHGLGLAMLLPAVIRQIYPATAKILAEVYRPLVPEAKGVPGEVELVARRVEEWLFSIGITEKLADVGFTEGDVDKLTQLAMTTPSLDLLLSMAPVEATKERIAAIYRDSLYPIGRG